A genomic region of Anopheles coustani chromosome 3, idAnoCousDA_361_x.2, whole genome shotgun sequence contains the following coding sequences:
- the LOC131261241 gene encoding uncharacterized protein LOC131261241: MTTEPYRCSYTWTVTEGVSEKEVTVQMCESPSPEFAPIDELLDLDRCLILNGSDGQDSCEMRLSVIPLYLPRAISLVVECPVIECYHGRLNEYYKTYHGELVYTLGGVKVFRFDIRITTDLDELQLKFITPKNEPLCLYGTRLYLARNPNPLHSAMLRGRRINPASVQQRLEDTDLSDKAEKCKRLVLGAMQSSEQNVTNNNDQPQAPAKQTTVLPDTIKDSEGNLTNLFGQLLLPGQNSHSAVLEMFMKQYIDQKFSELEQMFEMKLSSLESRQNKKLDQILTLLQGQNVDRPASQPCDAVE; the protein is encoded by the exons ATGACCACGGAACCATACCGTTGCAGTTATACGTGGACGGTAACGGAAGGAGTCTCGGAGAAAGAAGTAACCGTGCAAATGTGCGAATCACCTTCGCCTGAATT TGCACCAATCGACGAGCTACTAGATTTGGAtcggtgtttaattttgaacgGATCGGATGGGCAAGATTCGTGCGAAATGCGCCTTAGTGTGATACCACTGTACCTGCCGCGAGCAATTTCCTTGGTGGTAGAATGTCCTGTGATAGAGTGCTACCATGGCCGATTGAATGAATATTACAAAACCTACCACGGGGAGCTGGTGTACACCCTCGGTGGCGTCAAAGTCTTTCGATTCGATATACGTATTACGACCGATCTGGATGAGTTGCAGTTGAAATTTATCACACCGAAAAATGAGCCTCTGTGCCTCTACGGTACTCGATTGTATCTAGCGCGCAACCCAAATCCTCTACACAGTGCGATGCTCCGAGGGAGAAGGATTAACCCGGCAAGTGTACAGCAACGCCTGGAGGATACGGATTTGTCCGATAAGGCGGAAAAATGCAAGCGGCTCGTGCTGGGCGCCATGCAATCTTCCGAACAGAACGTTACGAACAACAATGATCAGCCGCAAGCTCCGGCAAAGCAGACAACCGTATTACCCGATACGATAAAAGATTCcgaaggaaatttgacgaacCTTTTCGGTCAGTTGCTTCTTCCGGGACAAAACTCTCACTCTGCGGTGCTGGAAATGTTCATGAAACAGTACATTGATCAAAAATTTTCCGAGTTAGAACAAATGTTCGAGATGAAGCTCTCCAGCCTGGAAAGTCGTCAAAATAAGAAATTAGATCAAATACTTACGTTATTGCAAGGGCAAAATGTTGATAGACCG